In Gemmatimonadota bacterium, the following proteins share a genomic window:
- a CDS encoding DUF4382 domain-containing protein, with amino-acid sequence MKTRACHFHLILLLAFATPACDKPTSSVFSELQIRLAAQSPNQQHVGSVVVRFSEMAVRSAANSEYGTPGAVPHTIDLAELGGSETRILDVFSVAEGRYDAARLKLDGVTVTLTNGSQFSEVFSPPLGVEIVVQGSTPVVVERNRKADAVIDFDPMRSITLEGDTRQVHDITGFRFQPRARLVDLASSGQVSGTVKHDNGTPAVLRDDVPLPGYPITLFQPGGTDSVTVRTNDSGRYTVFFMPAGSYAMYVPQTEATEAWTWENIEVTTASTTRQDIVLARR; translated from the coding sequence ATGAAAACACGAGCCTGTCATTTCCATCTGATCCTTCTCCTGGCGTTCGCGACTCCCGCTTGCGACAAACCGACGTCCAGCGTCTTCAGCGAACTGCAGATCCGGCTTGCGGCGCAGTCACCGAACCAGCAGCACGTCGGATCCGTAGTCGTGCGATTCTCCGAGATGGCCGTTCGCTCCGCCGCGAACAGCGAGTACGGGACCCCTGGCGCCGTGCCCCACACGATCGACCTGGCCGAACTCGGCGGGAGTGAAACCCGTATCCTGGACGTGTTTTCCGTGGCCGAAGGCAGGTACGACGCGGCACGGCTCAAACTCGACGGCGTAACCGTGACGCTGACGAACGGTTCGCAGTTCAGCGAGGTGTTCTCGCCACCACTCGGCGTGGAGATCGTCGTCCAGGGATCTACCCCCGTAGTCGTCGAGCGAAATCGAAAGGCCGATGCGGTCATCGATTTCGATCCGATGCGATCGATCACCCTCGAGGGGGACACGCGGCAGGTCCACGACATCACCGGCTTCAGGTTCCAGCCCAGGGCCCGGCTGGTCGACCTGGCGAGTTCGGGACAGGTCTCCGGAACCGTCAAGCACGATAACGGCACGCCGGCAGTCCTCCGGGACGACGTGCCATTGCCCGGATACCCGATTACCCTCTTTCAACCCGGCGGGACGGATTCGGTGACGGTCCGTACCAATGACTCCGGCCGGTACACCGTTTTCTTCATGCCCGCCGGGTCTTACGCCATGTACGTACCGCAGACCGAAGCAACCGAAGCCTGGACATGGGAAAACATCGAGGTGACGACCGCCAGTACCACCCGCCAGGACATCGTCCTCGCCAGGCGCTGA
- a CDS encoding lactonase family protein yields MAFYMYLSITGEGKITLYEMDPDSGGLTFKEDVAAGAGVMPLVAGDGLERLYAGLRGEPSVQTYSLDRGTGRITLLGTTPFDWDTTYMSLDNTGRFLLSASNGHAVAGVHAIGDDGIVQKAPVDRQKTARGAHYIQTDRSNRFAFVPHVSESNTICQFKFDEHTGRLTPNDPPRVEQPPDTEPRHYCHHPTLDVLYVDNEKASSVTAYRFDPDRGTLEAMQTVSTLPAGFTCENTCAQFHIHPTGRFVYVSNRGHDSIAGFAIDQDSGLLRAIGQAPTEKTPRAFNLDPQGRFLYAAGQAEGRLASYRIDQDTGALAPLDVYDVGPSPAWVMVLDMDA; encoded by the coding sequence ATGGCTTTTTACATGTACCTGTCCATTACCGGCGAGGGTAAAATCACCCTTTATGAAATGGACCCGGACAGCGGCGGACTGACCTTCAAGGAAGATGTCGCCGCGGGCGCCGGCGTGATGCCCCTGGTTGCGGGTGACGGCCTTGAACGTCTGTACGCCGGACTGCGCGGCGAGCCATCGGTACAGACCTACAGCCTGGATCGTGGAACGGGCCGCATCACGCTGCTGGGCACCACGCCTTTCGACTGGGACACGACGTACATGTCCCTGGACAACACCGGCCGATTCTTGCTGTCGGCTTCCAACGGGCACGCCGTGGCGGGCGTCCATGCCATCGGTGACGACGGCATCGTCCAGAAAGCGCCGGTGGACCGGCAAAAGACGGCGCGGGGCGCCCACTACATCCAGACCGACCGGTCGAACCGTTTCGCCTTCGTGCCCCACGTGTCCGAATCGAACACGATCTGCCAGTTCAAGTTCGACGAGCACACCGGCAGGCTGACACCGAACGATCCGCCCCGGGTGGAGCAGCCCCCGGATACCGAGCCGCGGCATTATTGCCACCATCCCACGCTGGACGTGCTGTACGTCGACAACGAGAAGGCAAGCAGCGTGACGGCCTACCGGTTCGATCCGGACCGGGGGACGCTGGAGGCGATGCAGACGGTGTCGACGTTACCCGCGGGTTTCACCTGCGAGAACACCTGCGCGCAGTTCCATATCCATCCGACCGGCCGGTTCGTATACGTGAGCAACCGGGGCCATGACAGCATTGCCGGATTCGCGATCGACCAGGACTCCGGACTGCTGCGTGCCATCGGGCAGGCGCCGACCGAGAAGACGCCCCGCGCCTTCAACCTGGACCCGCAGGGCCGGTTTCTCTACGCCGCGGGACAGGCAGAAGGAAGACTGGCGTCCTACCGAATCGACCAGGACACCGGCGCGCTTGCGCCGCTCGACGTGTACGACGTAGGACCTTCGCCGGCCTGGGTGATGGTTCTGGATATGGATGCGTAA
- a CDS encoding FtsX-like permease family protein produces MLVLDLALKSLRNRAFSTSLTVGSIALSVALLIGVENVRVGMRESFSNTISQTDLIVGTKGGTIQLLLYSVFGMGAPTENVSWEAYRQWADHPAVEWTIPYSLGDSHRGFRVIGTNEDFYRHYRYRGGQEIVLAEGRASENLYDVTLGADVASELNYTLGDEIAVTHGIGEVGFLVHDHMPFTVVGVLAKTFTPVDRALYVTLEGMEAIHWEDGAPTDDGHVHDETEAAPAEDGHEHDDEEVQSAAADDGHAHDDEVEAADADEGHTHEEEAADDGHGHDDDEVETADTDEGHGHDDDEVQAADTDDGHAHDEETADADEGHGHDDEEVGTATTDDDHGHDDEETVAATADDGHVHSEAELSIEDVEVTQVTSFFVGTTDRRDVLMLQREINDFEEEPMMAVIPGVALNEMWRSLGYAETGLRLVTIFVVLVGLLGMLVSLYTSLNERRREMAILRAVGAGPNRIVALLVLESVCLAAAGAIAGLALVYVLLSIGQSLVEAQVGLFIPIRPPGSVELLFMGAVVTAGFLMGFVPAIKAYRTALHDGLTVRV; encoded by the coding sequence ATGCTGGTATTGGACCTCGCGCTCAAGTCGCTCCGCAACCGCGCCTTCAGCACCTCGCTCACAGTGGGTTCCATCGCCCTTAGCGTCGCCCTCCTGATCGGCGTCGAGAACGTGCGCGTGGGCATGCGCGAAAGCTTCTCCAACACCATCAGCCAGACCGACCTGATCGTGGGTACCAAGGGCGGCACGATCCAATTACTGCTGTATTCGGTCTTCGGCATGGGCGCGCCGACGGAGAACGTTTCGTGGGAGGCCTACCGGCAGTGGGCGGATCACCCGGCCGTTGAGTGGACCATCCCCTACAGCCTGGGGGACAGCCACCGAGGATTCCGGGTCATCGGAACGAACGAAGACTTCTATCGCCACTATCGCTATCGAGGCGGTCAGGAAATCGTGCTCGCGGAGGGACGGGCGAGCGAGAACCTGTACGACGTGACCCTGGGCGCCGACGTGGCGTCCGAACTGAACTATACACTGGGCGACGAGATCGCGGTGACGCACGGAATCGGCGAGGTGGGCTTCCTGGTCCACGACCACATGCCCTTCACGGTAGTGGGCGTCCTCGCCAAGACGTTCACCCCCGTTGACCGCGCCCTCTACGTGACCCTCGAGGGCATGGAGGCCATCCACTGGGAGGACGGTGCGCCGACGGACGATGGGCACGTCCACGATGAGACAGAGGCGGCCCCGGCGGAAGACGGACACGAGCATGACGACGAAGAGGTGCAGTCGGCTGCCGCAGACGACGGGCACGCACACGATGATGAGGTGGAAGCGGCTGACGCGGACGAAGGACACACGCACGAGGAGGAGGCGGCAGACGACGGACACGGGCACGACGATGACGAGGTGGAAACGGCTGACACGGACGAAGGACACGGGCACGACGACGATGAAGTACAGGCGGCTGACACGGATGACGGACACGCCCACGACGAGGAGACGGCTGACGCGGACGAAGGACACGGGCATGATGACGAGGAGGTGGGAACGGCTACCACGGACGACGACCACGGGCACGACGATGAGGAGACGGTGGCGGCTACCGCAGACGACGGACACGTCCACAGCGAAGCGGAACTCTCGATCGAGGATGTCGAAGTTACGCAGGTGACCTCGTTCTTCGTGGGCACGACCGACCGCCGGGACGTACTCATGCTGCAGCGCGAGATCAACGACTTCGAGGAGGAGCCGATGATGGCCGTGATCCCCGGTGTCGCCCTGAACGAGATGTGGCGAAGCCTGGGATACGCCGAGACCGGCCTCCGTCTCGTGACCATCTTCGTCGTGCTGGTGGGGCTGCTGGGTATGCTCGTCTCGCTCTACACCTCGCTCAATGAGCGCCGCCGGGAGATGGCGATCCTGCGCGCCGTAGGAGCCGGTCCCAACCGGATCGTCGCCCTGCTGGTGCTCGAGTCGGTGTGCCTGGCCGCGGCAGGGGCAATCGCCGGACTTGCCCTGGTGTATGTATTGCTCTCAATCGGACAGTCTCTCGTCGAAGCACAGGTTGGTCTGTTCATCCCAATCCGGCCCCCCGGCTCCGTCGAGTTGCTCTTCATGGGCGCTGTGGTGACGGCCGGTTTCCTGATGGGCTTCGTCCCCGCCATCAAAGCCTACCGCACCGCCCTCCACGACGGGCTGACCGTGCGGGTGTAG
- a CDS encoding DUF3299 domain-containing protein, translating into MLYISNRRPDNRSFSMIGVTRKLLFVSAALLVVVTLSIVPEPPEAVPKADPEPPVDAPAYAPPVAPADEPIKVGWHLLASLNYRTGKPGEELAELDGKVVKVPGFAVPLEDWASSVTEFLLVPYVGACIHTPPPPPNQLIYIEMEKDKWAFLNGWNPVWVEGVLKIEMTKSVYGYVGFTITGKRVYPYEY; encoded by the coding sequence ATGCTATATATATCGAACAGACGACCTGACAACCGGAGTTTTTCGATGATCGGCGTCACCCGTAAACTACTCTTTGTATCCGCCGCCCTGCTGGTCGTGGTAACCCTCAGCATTGTGCCCGAACCTCCGGAGGCCGTCCCGAAGGCCGATCCGGAGCCCCCGGTCGACGCACCGGCGTACGCACCGCCGGTCGCGCCGGCCGACGAGCCCATCAAGGTGGGCTGGCACCTCCTGGCCAGCCTCAACTACCGCACCGGCAAGCCGGGCGAGGAGTTGGCGGAACTCGACGGTAAAGTCGTCAAGGTCCCTGGATTTGCGGTACCGCTTGAAGACTGGGCGTCCTCGGTAACGGAGTTCCTCCTCGTACCCTATGTCGGCGCCTGCATCCATACGCCGCCTCCCCCGCCCAACCAGCTCATCTACATCGAGATGGAAAAGGACAAATGGGCGTTTTTAAACGGGTGGAACCCGGTGTGGGTCGAAGGCGTGCTCAAGATCGAGATGACCAAGAGCGTGTACGGCTACGTCGGCTTCACCATCACCGGCAAGCGGGTCTATCCATACGAGTATTGA
- a CDS encoding glutamate--tRNA ligase, producing the protein MSRTVRVRFAPSPTGLLHIGSAHTGLFNWLFARREEGRFLLRIEDTDTARSRPEWVDAIFEVLEWMGMDWDEEVVYQSRRFDRHVDRARALVESGQAYRCYYLPEELDAKKKEALAEGRSWRNDRRYADITDGEAQALEADGRKPVIRLKIPEGKTVFQDRILGEIAVENETIDDFVIVRSNGTPLYHLAVVADDVDMNVSHVIRGIDHVTNTTKHIHLFHALGAELPEFAHLPSILGEDKKKLSKRHGAVSVSEYRDAGYLSDAVVNFLSLLGWQTGDDQEFFTRAELMERFSLDQVHKRDTVFDLRKFEWLNGQHIMALSNEELWTLAKPFLVRAGLIGEGEPGGQTDVDSDGRPVDHAYAMEVIGLLRERCRTLAEFAVQGRFFFTDDFDYNPKAVRKHWSKDPDCVVTRIGWLRDEFAALAEFDTEAVEEVVRNLSEREGLKAAQFIHPCRVALTGEMAGPSLFHLIAALGKEACVQRLEKALARLTEVVEQAAVGGG; encoded by the coding sequence ATGTCCCGGACCGTACGCGTTCGCTTCGCTCCCAGTCCCACCGGGCTGCTCCACATCGGCAGCGCCCACACGGGCCTGTTCAACTGGCTTTTCGCCCGCAGGGAGGAGGGCCGATTCCTCCTTCGCATCGAAGACACCGACACCGCCCGCTCCCGGCCCGAGTGGGTAGATGCCATTTTCGAGGTGCTGGAGTGGATGGGCATGGACTGGGACGAAGAGGTGGTCTACCAGTCCCGCCGGTTCGACCGGCACGTCGACCGGGCCCGGGCACTGGTCGAAAGCGGCCAAGCCTACCGGTGCTACTATCTGCCCGAAGAGCTGGACGCCAAAAAGAAGGAAGCCCTCGCGGAGGGCCGGTCCTGGCGGAACGACCGCCGCTATGCGGACATTACCGATGGCGAGGCGCAAGCCCTGGAGGCCGACGGCCGCAAACCAGTCATCCGTCTCAAGATCCCCGAAGGGAAAACCGTATTCCAGGACCGGATTCTGGGCGAGATTGCGGTGGAGAACGAGACCATCGACGATTTCGTCATCGTGCGGTCCAACGGCACGCCCCTGTACCACCTGGCCGTGGTGGCCGACGACGTGGACATGAACGTGTCACACGTCATCCGCGGCATCGATCACGTCACCAACACCACCAAGCATATCCACTTGTTCCATGCTCTGGGCGCCGAACTTCCCGAGTTCGCTCATCTGCCCAGCATCCTGGGAGAGGACAAGAAGAAGCTGTCGAAACGCCACGGCGCCGTGTCCGTCTCCGAATACCGCGACGCCGGCTACCTGTCCGACGCCGTGGTCAACTTCCTCTCGCTGCTCGGGTGGCAGACCGGCGACGACCAGGAGTTCTTCACCCGCGCCGAGCTCATGGAGCGGTTCTCCCTGGACCAGGTCCACAAGCGGGACACCGTCTTCGACCTGCGCAAGTTCGAGTGGCTCAACGGCCAGCACATCATGGCCCTGTCCAACGAGGAGCTGTGGACGCTGGCGAAGCCGTTCCTGGTACGCGCGGGTCTCATCGGCGAGGGAGAGCCGGGCGGACAGACCGATGTAGATTCGGACGGACGGCCCGTAGACCACGCCTACGCGATGGAGGTCATCGGCCTGCTGCGGGAACGGTGCCGCACGCTGGCCGAATTCGCGGTCCAGGGCAGGTTCTTCTTCACGGACGACTTCGACTACAATCCAAAGGCCGTCCGGAAGCACTGGTCGAAAGATCCGGATTGCGTGGTTACGCGGATCGGCTGGCTTCGCGACGAATTCGCCGCGCTTGCTGAATTCGACACGGAAGCGGTGGAGGAGGTCGTCCGGAACCTGTCGGAACGGGAAGGACTGAAGGCAGCCCAGTTCATCCATCCCTGCCGCGTGGCGCTAACCGGGGAAATGGCCGGACCGTCCCTGTTCCATTTGATCGCCGCCCTGGGGAAAGAGGCGTGTGTTCAGCGATTGGAAAAGGCACTGGCGCGCCTGACGGAGGTGGTCGAACAGGCGGCGGTTGGTGGAGGATAA
- a CDS encoding helix-turn-helix domain-containing protein — MPPTDPDISSLQELEGLAGLLEHRVRLAICVLLSKHEMMSFSRLKQVLDERDGSIGTHLRKLEDAGYLKIEKTFRDRRPVTWYQLTDKGRRRLKDHVSNLMRLIERSG, encoded by the coding sequence ATGCCACCGACTGATCCCGACATATCGTCTCTGCAGGAATTGGAAGGACTGGCGGGACTCCTGGAACACCGCGTACGCCTCGCCATCTGCGTACTGCTATCGAAACACGAAATGATGTCCTTCAGCCGTTTGAAGCAGGTGCTCGATGAGCGGGACGGAAGCATCGGTACGCACCTGCGCAAGCTCGAGGACGCCGGATACCTGAAGATCGAGAAGACGTTCAGGGATAGGCGACCCGTGACCTGGTACCAGCTCACCGATAAGGGCAGACGTCGCCTGAAGGATCATGTGTCGAATCTGATGCGATTGATTGAGAGATCTGGCTGA
- a CDS encoding ABC transporter ATP-binding protein produces the protein MSLAIDIRHLRFRYGGGPWVLDIPELALERGTRAFLFGPSGSGKTTLLGVLAGVLEANEGDVTVLGEDLASLSAPQRDAFRAEHIGYVFQMFNLIPYLSVLDNIILPVRMHAGRRARLDGAGVKESAALLAGHLHIGDLLNKPVTELSVGQQQRVAACRALIGAPELIVADEPTSSLDFDRREDFLELLFQECERAGATLVFVSHDRALEGMFSRTISLPDVNQAVL, from the coding sequence ATGAGCCTCGCCATCGACATCCGGCATCTGCGCTTCCGCTACGGCGGCGGCCCTTGGGTGCTGGACATCCCCGAGCTGGCCCTCGAACGGGGGACACGCGCGTTCCTGTTCGGCCCCAGCGGCAGCGGCAAAACGACGCTGCTCGGCGTGCTGGCGGGGGTCCTGGAAGCGAACGAGGGCGACGTCACGGTGCTGGGCGAGGACCTCGCCTCACTCTCGGCCCCACAGCGGGACGCCTTCCGGGCGGAGCACATCGGCTATGTCTTCCAGATGTTCAACCTCATCCCTTACCTGTCGGTGCTCGACAACATCATCCTGCCGGTGCGCATGCACGCGGGGCGCCGGGCCCGGCTGGACGGCGCGGGCGTGAAGGAGTCCGCCGCGCTGCTGGCCGGTCATCTCCACATCGGCGATCTGCTGAATAAGCCGGTGACCGAACTCTCGGTGGGCCAGCAACAGCGGGTGGCGGCCTGCCGTGCGCTCATCGGCGCGCCGGAGCTCATCGTCGCCGATGAGCCGACCTCCTCCCTGGACTTCGACCGGCGCGAGGACTTTCTCGAGCTGCTCTTCCAGGAGTGCGAGCGCGCCGGCGCAACGCTGGTGTTCGTGAGCCACGACCGCGCCCTGGAAGGCATGTTCTCCCGCACCATCTCGCTCCCCGACGTCAACCAGGCGGTGCTTTGA